From a single Alkalihalophilus pseudofirmus genomic region:
- a CDS encoding superoxide dismutase, with protein sequence MGYNDRLYEWAEDIKQLWNEQGEFIESQVGKQKTVSFVSSLTSLLNSMEEQQLRDSADYENEAWEVYDAWQKMFSDKRYDGGVRAVPIGGHTLPPLPYAYNALEPYIAEEIMRLHHDKHHQSYVDGLNKAENAMQGARETGDFSLIKYWEREAAFHGSGHYLHSIFWEIMNPDGGGEPSGELLERINHDFGSFEQMKKHFSEAANAVEGGGWAILVWSPRSHRLEILQAEKHQNLSQQDQIPLLVLDVWEHAYYLQYKNERKPYIENWWNVVNWPAVEDRFATAKQVRWEPF encoded by the coding sequence ATGGGATATAATGACCGGCTGTATGAATGGGCTGAGGACATAAAGCAGCTTTGGAATGAACAAGGGGAATTCATTGAAAGTCAGGTTGGGAAACAGAAAACAGTATCTTTTGTAAGCTCCTTAACGTCATTATTAAACTCAATGGAAGAACAACAGCTAAGAGATTCCGCTGACTATGAAAATGAGGCATGGGAAGTCTATGACGCTTGGCAAAAGATGTTTAGTGATAAGAGATATGACGGGGGAGTACGCGCGGTTCCAATTGGCGGCCATACACTCCCTCCATTGCCGTATGCTTATAATGCACTAGAGCCATATATTGCAGAAGAAATTATGCGGCTGCATCATGATAAACATCATCAAAGCTATGTAGACGGTCTAAATAAAGCTGAAAATGCCATGCAAGGGGCCAGAGAAACAGGTGATTTCTCTCTGATTAAATATTGGGAAAGGGAAGCTGCTTTTCACGGATCAGGTCATTACCTTCATTCGATTTTTTGGGAAATTATGAATCCTGATGGCGGCGGAGAGCCAAGTGGAGAACTGTTAGAGCGAATCAATCATGATTTTGGTTCATTTGAGCAGATGAAAAAACATTTTTCAGAAGCTGCAAACGCGGTTGAAGGAGGAGGGTGGGCCATATTAGTTTGGTCGCCAAGATCTCATCGTCTAGAAATCCTGCAAGCGGAAAAGCATCAAAACCTTTCTCAGCAAGATCAAATTCCTCTGCTTGTCTTAGATGTATGGGAGCATGCATATTACCTGCAGTATAAAAATGAAAGGAAGCCATATATCGAAAATTGGTGGAACGTCGTGAACTGGCCGGCTGTCGAAGATCGGTTTGCAACAGCCAAACAAGTGAGATGGGAGCCATTTTAA
- a CDS encoding alkaline phosphatase family protein, whose protein sequence is MRASIVILLMISLLCSGCGGKEEEKSGASIQSSDHPSKKIMVIMVDSMTSDLINLGIEEGRTPAIAFLKEHGKVFDDFISPFPSMSVVIESSLITGVGPEEHHVPGLIWFNKDENRLVDYGSTIPRTFKLGTKQILEDGLKHLNNTHLNQELPTIYDEAKNKGLTTGSVNMLLYKGPIQHTLSIPPLVKHAIHTPSSITTKGPDLLAFGQLAKPDAIKNKNLPDHMYEQYGINDQYSTEVIQTLIQSGQQPDFLMTFLPDFDKEAHIHGPHDLEGFAKADYHLQTILNSYPSWEEAIDDTIFILLGDHSQVALKDKGEHTAIELEALLEPYSIANLLDEPTDGDLILANNHRMAYIHLATKNLTKQDIIDLLYDERIDQLAWADGEEIIVKQAESDAWLSYKKNGDLRDQYNQTWDITGDLSVLDLSIDKNSNSLDYGKYPDALEQLYSALKSQAGSLIITAKPGYTLKTEGAPVHYDGGEHGGLHEDDTKAALIVTGTDIYPDRHRIRDLKHYFLQLLNQKESLVE, encoded by the coding sequence ATGAGAGCATCGATCGTAATTCTCCTAATGATTAGTCTCCTCTGTTCAGGCTGTGGCGGTAAAGAAGAGGAGAAAAGCGGCGCTTCGATCCAATCAAGTGACCATCCCTCAAAAAAAATAATGGTAATTATGGTGGATTCTATGACATCTGATTTAATTAACCTTGGGATAGAAGAAGGAAGAACTCCAGCAATTGCTTTTTTAAAGGAACATGGGAAAGTATTTGATGACTTCATTTCTCCGTTCCCTTCTATGTCAGTGGTCATTGAAAGCTCATTGATTACAGGGGTTGGTCCAGAGGAGCACCATGTCCCGGGACTAATTTGGTTTAACAAAGATGAGAACAGATTGGTTGATTATGGGTCAACGATCCCTCGTACCTTTAAGCTCGGCACAAAACAAATACTTGAAGATGGATTAAAACATTTAAACAATACACATTTGAACCAAGAGCTACCGACGATCTATGATGAAGCTAAGAATAAGGGATTGACAACTGGTTCTGTTAACATGCTGCTTTACAAAGGGCCAATACAACATACCTTATCGATCCCCCCTTTAGTAAAACACGCCATCCATACTCCCTCATCGATTACTACAAAAGGTCCTGATTTATTAGCATTTGGGCAGCTCGCTAAGCCTGATGCGATAAAAAATAAAAACTTGCCAGACCATATGTATGAGCAGTATGGAATTAATGATCAATATTCTACTGAAGTCATTCAAACTCTTATTCAATCTGGACAGCAGCCTGATTTTTTAATGACATTTCTTCCTGATTTTGATAAGGAAGCACATATCCATGGTCCACATGACCTTGAAGGATTTGCTAAAGCTGACTATCACCTGCAGACAATACTGAACAGTTATCCAAGTTGGGAAGAAGCTATAGATGATACCATTTTTATTTTGTTAGGTGATCACAGCCAAGTAGCTTTAAAGGATAAAGGGGAGCATACAGCAATCGAGCTTGAAGCGTTGCTTGAGCCTTATTCTATTGCGAATCTCTTAGATGAACCAACGGATGGTGATCTCATTCTTGCAAACAATCACCGAATGGCCTATATACATCTTGCTACTAAAAATCTAACTAAACAAGACATTATTGACCTGCTTTATGATGAACGGATTGATCAGCTGGCATGGGCAGATGGAGAAGAAATCATTGTAAAACAAGCAGAAAGTGATGCGTGGCTTTCTTATAAGAAAAATGGAGATCTGCGTGATCAATATAATCAAACGTGGGACATCACTGGGGATTTATCCGTACTTGATCTAAGTATAGATAAGAACTCTAATTCACTCGATTACGGAAAATATCCGGATGCTCTTGAACAACTGTATTCGGCCCTGAAAAGTCAAGCAGGTTCTTTAATTATTACAGCCAAGCCAGGTTATACTTTAAAGACAGAGGGAGCCCCTGTTCATTATGATGGAGGAGAGCATGGAGGGCTCCATGAAGACGATACTAAGGCAGCTCTTATTGTAACGGGAACGGACATTTATCCAGACAGACATAGAATCCGAGACCTGAAACATTATTTCCTGCAGTTGTTAAACCAAAAGGAGTCCTTGGTTGAATAA
- a CDS encoding DUF421 domain-containing protein, protein MHTNFLSLTTELLVGFFALLILTKVLGKNQITQLTPFDFISALVLGELVGNAIYDKEIGLQYVLYAIFFWGTLIYFIEMLTQKFRGTRSYLEGTPALIIANGKIQYEELRKNKLDLNQLQHLLREKSVFSIREVQYGVLETNGSVSVLKKQQFDTPINKDLNIPAKTVSLPILLILDGELITESLQQLNMSEKWLKEELLRRGIPEIKAVMYAEWLDGEGFEIQTYDRKKGSK, encoded by the coding sequence GTGCATACAAACTTCCTATCGCTAACTACCGAGCTTTTAGTCGGTTTCTTTGCGTTATTAATATTAACTAAAGTGTTAGGCAAAAATCAGATTACACAGCTGACTCCATTTGATTTCATCTCAGCATTAGTACTTGGGGAGCTGGTTGGTAATGCGATTTATGACAAGGAGATCGGCTTGCAGTATGTTCTTTACGCCATCTTTTTTTGGGGGACTTTAATTTATTTTATTGAGATGCTCACACAAAAATTTAGAGGAACGCGATCATACTTAGAAGGAACCCCCGCACTAATCATTGCAAATGGAAAAATTCAATATGAAGAATTAAGAAAAAATAAGCTTGACCTAAATCAGCTGCAACATCTTTTAAGAGAGAAAAGTGTGTTTTCTATACGTGAAGTTCAATATGGTGTGCTTGAAACGAATGGGTCGGTCAGCGTATTAAAAAAGCAGCAGTTTGACACACCTATCAATAAAGACTTAAATATCCCCGCTAAAACTGTTTCGCTGCCTATCCTTTTAATATTAGATGGGGAATTAATTACAGAAAGCTTACAGCAGCTGAATATGAGTGAAAAGTGGTTAAAAGAAGAACTATTAAGAAGAGGAATCCCAGAGATTAAAGCTGTTATGTATGCAGAATGGCTTGACGGCGAAGGGTTTGAGATACAAACGTATGATAGAAAGAAGGGATCAAAATGA
- a CDS encoding DUF1657 domain-containing protein, with translation MTVANKMKQTISGLKSAQASLETFALETDNQQAKQLFQQLATQTQGIVDGLNPRLQEIEQEEPQYKQ, from the coding sequence ATGACTGTTGCTAACAAAATGAAACAGACGATTTCTGGATTAAAAAGTGCACAAGCAAGCCTTGAAACATTTGCTCTTGAAACAGATAATCAGCAAGCGAAGCAATTATTTCAGCAGCTTGCTACACAAACACAAGGAATTGTTGACGGGTTAAACCCTCGTTTGCAAGAAATTGAACAAGAAGAGCCTCAATACAAACAGTAA
- the spoVAC gene encoding stage V sporulation protein AC translates to MSSSKMKNVTPTQQAYQRLAQKHELKRPVLKNCIRAFFIGGLICFFGQGVQTMYYTFFDFTERTAGNPTVATLIFIAVLLTGFGVYDRFAQFAGAGTAVPVTGFANSVASAAIEHRTEGYVLGVGGNMFKLAGSVIVFGTVAAFIIAIIKTVLLQWGGL, encoded by the coding sequence ATGTCAAGCAGTAAAATGAAAAATGTGACGCCGACACAGCAGGCTTATCAACGTCTTGCCCAAAAGCACGAATTGAAGCGCCCGGTTCTTAAAAACTGTATTCGAGCTTTCTTTATTGGTGGATTAATTTGTTTTTTTGGACAAGGCGTACAAACGATGTATTATACCTTTTTTGATTTTACTGAGCGCACAGCAGGCAATCCAACCGTAGCCACGTTAATTTTTATCGCCGTCTTACTAACAGGTTTTGGGGTGTATGACAGATTCGCTCAATTTGCAGGAGCTGGTACAGCAGTACCTGTAACAGGCTTTGCTAACTCGGTTGCATCTGCTGCAATTGAACATAGGACTGAGGGGTACGTTCTTGGGGTGGGCGGCAATATGTTTAAGCTGGCTGGCTCAGTTATCGTATTTGGGACGGTTGCAGCTTTCATTATTGCAATTATAAAAACCGTGCTGCTTCAGTGGGGAGGGCTGTGA
- the spoVAD gene encoding stage V sporulation protein AD encodes MLKGHQSWVFENKPVITSTGVVGGPFEANGLLSNDFDLLHEDLWLGQDSYEKAQRVLLEESVTRAIEKAELTNGDIQFMLAGDLLNQLTPSSFACRMLCIPYLGMFGACSTSMEGLALAAFLVNGDGANHVVTAATSHNAATEKQFRYPTEYGGQKPPTAQWTVTASGAAIVSKEGSGPHVTSATIGKVIDMGLSDPFNMGGAMAPAAVDTIESHFRDLELPHDHYDLIATGDLGKIGLPIAKEMLEERGIALGDGVFQDCGLMIYREGQPVLAGASGPGCSASVTYGHLLNRMKRGEIKRMLIVATGALLSPLSFQQKETIPCIAHAVSIEAGGM; translated from the coding sequence ATGTTAAAGGGACATCAGTCTTGGGTGTTTGAAAATAAGCCAGTGATTACCTCAACTGGTGTTGTTGGAGGTCCGTTTGAAGCAAATGGTTTGCTATCTAACGACTTTGACCTCCTCCATGAAGACCTTTGGTTAGGGCAGGATTCTTACGAGAAAGCACAACGTGTCCTTCTAGAAGAATCCGTAACCAGGGCCATTGAAAAAGCAGAGCTAACAAATGGTGATATTCAATTTATGCTGGCAGGAGATCTGCTTAATCAATTAACCCCATCAAGTTTTGCCTGCCGTATGCTTTGTATTCCTTACCTAGGCATGTTTGGAGCGTGTTCAACATCAATGGAAGGGCTTGCACTAGCTGCGTTTCTAGTGAATGGGGACGGGGCAAATCATGTAGTGACAGCAGCAACGAGTCATAATGCAGCAACCGAAAAGCAATTCCGTTATCCTACCGAGTATGGCGGACAAAAACCGCCAACTGCTCAATGGACTGTTACCGCTTCGGGCGCTGCCATTGTTTCAAAAGAAGGTTCAGGTCCCCACGTTACTTCGGCTACGATTGGCAAGGTTATTGATATGGGTTTGTCAGATCCATTTAATATGGGCGGTGCTATGGCTCCGGCAGCTGTTGATACGATTGAATCACATTTTCGTGATTTGGAACTGCCACATGATCATTATGATCTTATAGCAACAGGTGACTTAGGAAAGATTGGATTGCCTATTGCAAAAGAAATGCTTGAAGAGAGAGGCATCGCACTAGGGGATGGTGTGTTCCAAGATTGTGGGTTAATGATTTATCGAGAAGGACAGCCGGTTCTTGCCGGAGCAAGCGGACCGGGGTGTTCTGCTTCAGTAACGTACGGGCATTTACTTAACAGAATGAAACGAGGCGAAATTAAGCGAATGTTAATAGTGGCAACTGGAGCACTTCTTTCCCCGTTATCGTTTCAACAAAAGGAAACGATCCCTTGTATCGCACATGCAGTCTCAATTGAAGCGGGGGGAATGTAA
- the spoVAE gene encoding stage V sporulation protein AE has protein sequence MIFIWAFIVGGIICVVGQLLMDVGKLTPAHTMSTLVVTGAVLDGFGLYEPLIDFAGAGATVPITSFGNALVHGAMAEAEQNGLIGVITGIFEVTSAGISAAIIFGFLASLVFKPKG, from the coding sequence ATGATCTTTATTTGGGCCTTTATTGTTGGCGGTATTATATGTGTGGTTGGACAGTTGTTAATGGATGTAGGGAAGCTGACTCCGGCACACACCATGAGTACTCTTGTTGTGACAGGGGCAGTTTTAGATGGGTTTGGTCTCTATGAGCCTTTAATTGATTTTGCCGGAGCTGGTGCCACAGTTCCTATAACAAGCTTTGGGAATGCCTTAGTACACGGTGCGATGGCTGAAGCTGAACAAAATGGATTAATCGGTGTGATAACAGGAATATTTGAAGTGACAAGTGCCGGTATCTCTGCAGCCATCATTTTTGGATTCCTCGCATCACTCGTTTTTAAACCTAAAGGGTAG
- a CDS encoding DUF1657 domain-containing protein — protein sequence MSVAAQVKGTLFSLKGIDATLTKLALQSSDEEAEKVYHQASLKTRTIIQEMEQQVMFLEREEPQYKGN from the coding sequence ATGTCAGTAGCTGCACAAGTAAAAGGCACTCTATTTTCGCTTAAGGGGATTGACGCTACCTTAACCAAATTAGCCTTGCAATCATCAGACGAAGAAGCAGAGAAAGTGTATCATCAAGCTTCTCTCAAAACAAGAACCATCATTCAAGAAATGGAGCAGCAGGTCATGTTTTTAGAGCGGGAAGAGCCGCAATATAAAGGGAATTAA
- a CDS encoding DUF421 domain-containing protein produces MPGWVEVVARSIGIIIILFAFFKGFIRKPIGECSAFEYGIVAGMSVIGAIGAFSLQSPIGLVLTALFVWGLLAIGLAYAVEKSAKVRTFIYGRGIPLIKDGKILEDNMTKQHVTSDELLRRLRSKDVFQTADVEFAVLESNGELNVLLKSDKQPISPSALQIKVAQTKQPETVIKDGEILDEPLATRGLNREWLETELSKIDVSVENVFLAQVDKDGQLTVDLFDDQLTVPQPTELALLSASLKKVQADLSLFALDTENMRSRERYEWCEKEVTELINDLKPYTS; encoded by the coding sequence ATGCCAGGCTGGGTAGAAGTTGTCGCAAGAAGTATAGGCATCATCATTATTCTGTTTGCCTTTTTCAAAGGCTTTATCCGGAAGCCTATTGGTGAATGCTCAGCATTTGAATATGGCATAGTAGCTGGCATGAGCGTGATTGGTGCCATTGGAGCTTTTTCTCTTCAATCACCGATTGGATTAGTTCTTACTGCACTTTTTGTATGGGGGCTTTTGGCAATCGGATTAGCTTATGCTGTTGAAAAAAGCGCAAAGGTCCGTACATTTATTTACGGAAGAGGAATTCCATTGATTAAAGATGGGAAAATTCTTGAAGATAATATGACAAAACAACATGTAACAAGTGATGAACTATTAAGAAGATTACGCTCAAAAGATGTATTTCAAACGGCTGATGTAGAGTTTGCGGTGTTAGAATCTAATGGAGAGTTAAATGTATTATTAAAATCAGATAAGCAGCCGATCTCACCAAGTGCCTTGCAAATAAAGGTTGCACAAACAAAACAGCCAGAAACCGTCATTAAAGACGGAGAGATTTTGGATGAACCTTTAGCAACAAGAGGTCTTAACCGCGAATGGCTGGAGACGGAATTGAGTAAAATCGATGTTTCAGTCGAAAATGTGTTTCTAGCTCAAGTTGATAAAGACGGGCAGTTAACAGTTGATTTATTTGATGATCAATTAACCGTACCACAACCGACTGAGCTAGCTTTGCTTTCTGCAAGCTTAAAAAAAGTGCAAGCAGATCTCTCGTTATTTGCGCTAGATACGGAAAATATGCGTTCTAGAGAGCGCTATGAATGGTGTGAAAAAGAAGTAACTGAGTTGATAAATGATTTGAAACCATACACTTCTTAA
- a CDS encoding DUF421 domain-containing protein, with amino-acid sequence MIFQELALVTGRIFTILPLLLFMTLTMGKRSIGQVPIFDFLVIVTLASVTGADIADPTVSHIHTAYAIIAIALFQKVVALKVIRNRPFGKWITFEPTVVVKDGKMLVDNVASIRYSIDNVLQMLRQKDVFDIGDVKLAIIEANGDISVQRKPNKAVPSIEDLGIKKKYSGISYPIVIEGEFREEVIEELGMNKESLLRRLEKMGVIRIDTIFLCTINDEGDLQLAYSRKDEEHELIQH; translated from the coding sequence ATGATTTTTCAAGAACTCGCGCTTGTAACCGGGCGGATATTCACCATTCTCCCCCTCTTATTATTTATGACCTTAACGATGGGGAAACGTTCCATCGGGCAAGTACCTATATTTGACTTTTTAGTTATTGTGACACTTGCGTCTGTAACCGGTGCGGATATTGCAGATCCTACAGTGAGTCATATTCATACTGCCTATGCAATCATTGCCATTGCTTTGTTTCAAAAAGTTGTAGCATTAAAAGTGATAAGAAACCGCCCATTTGGTAAGTGGATTACATTTGAGCCGACCGTCGTTGTAAAAGATGGGAAAATGTTAGTCGATAATGTGGCTTCGATCCGTTATTCCATTGATAATGTCTTACAGATGCTTAGGCAAAAAGATGTGTTTGATATTGGAGATGTGAAATTGGCTATTATAGAAGCAAACGGGGATATCAGTGTACAACGGAAACCAAATAAAGCTGTGCCAAGCATTGAAGATCTTGGAATTAAAAAGAAATATTCTGGAATTTCTTATCCCATTGTTATTGAAGGTGAGTTTCGTGAGGAAGTGATTGAAGAGCTCGGTATGAATAAAGAATCACTCCTTCGCCGCTTAGAGAAGATGGGAGTGATTCGAATCGATACTATTTTTTTATGCACGATAAATGATGAAGGGGACCTGCAATTAGCTTATTCGCGTAAAGACGAAGAACATGAATTAATTCAGCATTAA
- a CDS encoding D-alanyl-D-alanine carboxypeptidase family protein translates to MMKKTVVIGLIYFLLSFSIAPQVEVEARNFSVSAEAAIMMEQESGRILYAKNDQTSLRIASITKIMTALLAIESGKMQEQVKISTNAEGTEGSSIYLRAGESMLLEDLVYGLMLRSGNDAAVAIAEHVGGSLEGFVYLMNEKARELGMNQTQFQNPHGLDDHEDHYSSAYDMALLTRYAMESPLYQEISSAKTHRVDGDQIRVWHNKNRLLTELYEYSTGGKTGFTKRARRTLVSTASKDDLDLIVVTLNAPSDWHDHMNLFNWAFDSFSLETLVEEGMFKDIKDEFYKDHVFSPYTFEYPLLGSEKEMVQQKITLYHPPTEEERDQYVPPHPVGKVDITLSGEKIGQVPLYYHPPEVVEKQGFWSRFLSIFSLTLGVRGID, encoded by the coding sequence ATGATGAAAAAAACCGTGGTCATTGGACTAATTTATTTTCTTCTTTCATTTTCAATTGCTCCTCAAGTTGAGGTTGAAGCTAGGAATTTCTCCGTTTCTGCTGAGGCAGCCATTATGATGGAGCAGGAATCAGGAAGAATCTTGTATGCGAAAAATGACCAGACTTCTTTGAGAATCGCGAGTATTACAAAAATCATGACAGCTCTACTCGCAATTGAGTCAGGCAAGATGCAGGAGCAAGTGAAAATTTCAACGAATGCGGAGGGGACAGAAGGGTCTTCTATTTATTTACGAGCTGGAGAGTCTATGCTTTTAGAAGATTTGGTTTACGGCCTCATGTTACGAAGCGGAAATGATGCGGCGGTAGCAATAGCTGAACATGTCGGGGGCAGTTTAGAAGGGTTTGTCTATTTGATGAATGAAAAAGCAAGAGAACTTGGGATGAATCAAACACAGTTTCAAAATCCTCACGGGCTAGATGATCATGAAGACCATTATTCGTCTGCTTATGACATGGCATTATTAACTCGTTATGCCATGGAAAGCCCGCTTTATCAGGAAATTTCTTCCGCTAAAACCCACAGAGTAGACGGAGATCAGATTCGCGTTTGGCATAATAAAAATCGGTTGTTAACGGAGCTGTATGAATATTCAACAGGTGGGAAGACCGGATTTACGAAAAGAGCTAGAAGAACGCTTGTATCGACAGCCTCAAAAGATGATCTTGATTTAATCGTAGTTACTCTAAATGCGCCAAGCGATTGGCATGATCATATGAATCTATTTAACTGGGCATTTGATTCCTTTTCTCTTGAAACATTAGTAGAAGAGGGGATGTTTAAAGATATAAAAGATGAGTTTTACAAAGACCATGTGTTCAGTCCCTATACATTTGAATATCCGTTATTAGGTTCTGAAAAAGAAATGGTCCAACAAAAGATTACTCTTTACCACCCTCCCACAGAGGAAGAGCGTGATCAATACGTGCCGCCTCATCCTGTTGGAAAAGTAGACATTACATTGTCGGGAGAAAAAATTGGCCAGGTTCCACTGTATTATCACCCGCCAGAGGTTGTAGAGAAGCAAGGATTTTGGTCGCGTTTCCTTAGCATTTTCTCGCTCACGCTTGGGGTGAGAGGAATTGATTAA
- a CDS encoding nucleoside recognition domain-containing protein, translated as MINKIWVGMLVIGIVFAGFNGKMAEVNEAIFAGAKDAVAICIGLISILVFWLGLMKIAQVAGMLKGLARLMRPVAVRLFPEVPPNHPAMGYILSNMTANLFGLGNAATPMGIKAMEQLKDLNEGRDSASRSMITLLAINTASITLIPTTVISIRMSYGSVSPTEIVGTTLLATTCSTVGAILIDRYFYYRRVRKGRA; from the coding sequence TTGATTAATAAAATTTGGGTGGGCATGCTTGTGATCGGCATTGTCTTTGCGGGATTTAATGGAAAGATGGCTGAAGTGAATGAGGCCATCTTCGCTGGCGCTAAGGATGCTGTGGCAATATGCATCGGGTTAATAAGTATATTGGTATTTTGGCTTGGACTGATGAAAATTGCACAAGTCGCTGGGATGCTAAAGGGCTTAGCAAGGCTTATGCGCCCAGTGGCTGTAAGATTATTTCCTGAAGTTCCTCCCAATCATCCGGCAATGGGCTATATCCTATCTAATATGACTGCAAATTTATTTGGCTTAGGAAATGCCGCCACTCCTATGGGAATTAAGGCGATGGAACAGCTTAAAGATTTAAATGAAGGCAGAGACTCTGCCAGTCGTTCCATGATTACCCTGCTTGCTATTAATACAGCGAGCATAACGTTGATTCCAACAACAGTCATCTCAATCAGAATGAGTTATGGCTCTGTTTCACCTACAGAAATCGTAGGGACGACTCTTTTAGCTACTACTTGTTCTACAGTCGGTGCTATTTTAATAGATCGGTATTTTTATTACCGGAGAGTAAGGAAGGGGAGAGCATAG
- a CDS encoding spore maturation protein produces the protein MSILTVVSIWFIPVLIGVILVYGTYKRVPTYETFVEGAKEGFGMAISIIPYLVGMLVAISVFRASGAMEFLIELMKPFLQMAGVPSEIVPLAMIRPISGTGALGMTSDLIATYGPDSFIGRLASTMQGSTDTTLYVLTVYFGAVGIKKMGDALKVGLLADVVGIIASIIIVTIVFGV, from the coding sequence GTGAGCATACTGACAGTCGTCTCCATCTGGTTTATCCCTGTTTTAATTGGTGTCATTTTAGTTTATGGCACCTACAAGCGAGTTCCGACTTATGAAACATTTGTGGAAGGTGCTAAAGAGGGATTTGGTATGGCTATTTCCATTATTCCTTACCTTGTCGGAATGCTTGTGGCTATTTCAGTATTTCGGGCATCTGGTGCAATGGAGTTTTTAATTGAGTTGATGAAACCATTTTTACAAATGGCAGGGGTCCCATCAGAAATTGTTCCTCTTGCAATGATCAGGCCGATTTCAGGTACAGGAGCATTAGGGATGACGAGTGACCTTATTGCAACCTATGGGCCGGATTCTTTTATTGGCAGACTCGCTTCGACCATGCAGGGAAGTACAGATACGACTTTATATGTACTGACTGTATATTTCGGAGCAGTCGGGATCAAGAAGATGGGGGATGCCCTTAAAGTCGGTTTGCTCGCTGATGTTGTCGGAATTATAGCATCTATTATTATCGTAACCATAGTATTTGGTGTATAG
- a CDS encoding pseudouridine synthase → MERLQKVIAQAGITSRRKAETMITEGKVKVNGQVVRELGVKVNPNKDEIEVEGVPIDKEEPVYYLMYKPQGVISSVKDEKGRKVVTDFLEIEQRVFPIGRLDYDTSGLILLTNDGEFANQLMHPKFKIDKVYVAKVKGIPARESLKKLQHGVVLEDGKTAPAKVKLVSMDKKKQTAIVQLTIHEGRNRQVRRMFEAIGHPVMKLKREQYSFLNLRSMNPGDVRPLKPIEVKHLRELAVTKPS, encoded by the coding sequence ATGGAACGGTTACAAAAAGTGATAGCACAAGCAGGGATCACGTCAAGGCGGAAAGCAGAGACGATGATTACCGAAGGAAAAGTAAAAGTGAATGGACAAGTTGTACGGGAGTTAGGAGTTAAGGTCAATCCTAATAAAGACGAGATTGAAGTAGAAGGAGTTCCGATTGATAAAGAAGAACCGGTTTACTATTTAATGTATAAACCACAAGGTGTGATCTCTAGTGTCAAAGATGAAAAAGGACGTAAGGTCGTCACTGATTTCTTAGAGATCGAACAGCGAGTATTTCCAATCGGACGCTTGGATTATGATACATCTGGTCTTATTTTGTTAACAAATGATGGAGAGTTTGCTAATCAGCTGATGCATCCAAAGTTTAAAATTGACAAAGTGTATGTGGCAAAAGTAAAAGGCATCCCAGCTCGCGAAAGTTTGAAAAAGCTGCAGCATGGCGTCGTGCTTGAAGATGGAAAGACAGCTCCTGCAAAAGTTAAGCTGGTCTCAATGGATAAGAAAAAACAAACAGCTATAGTTCAATTGACGATTCATGAAGGCAGAAATAGACAGGTCCGTCGTATGTTTGAAGCAATCGGGCACCCGGTAATGAAGCTGAAACGCGAGCAATACAGCTTTTTAAATTTACGCAGTATGAACCCTGGAGATGTGCGTCCTCTTAAGCCGATAGAAGTGAAGCATCTGCGAGAATTAGCTGTCACGAAACCGTCATAA